A window of the Pogona vitticeps strain Pit_001003342236 chromosome 4, PviZW2.1, whole genome shotgun sequence genome harbors these coding sequences:
- the NQO2 gene encoding ribosyldihydronicotinamide dehydrogenase [quinone]: MAGKKVLIVYAHQEPKSLNGSLKAIAVEELSKQGCNVVVSDLYEMQFEPRTTRKDIVGNLYNPEEFNYGVEAWEAWKNGHLSEDLIEEQKKVKEADLLIFQFPLYWFSMPAIMKGWMDRVFVQGFAHDFPKCYDSGLLKNKLALLSFTTGGDKGMYSDGGVSGDIRYLLWPMQHGMLHFCGFSILAPQICFAPEYAAQEERRQMLTSWQQRLKTIWEEEPINCTPEWYYK; encoded by the exons ATGGCAG GGAAAAAAGTGCTAATTGTCTATGCACACCAAGAGCCTAAGTCTCTGAATGGATCTTTAAAAGCCATTGCAGTGGAAGAACTGAGTAAACAGGGTTGCAATGTTGTCGTTTCTGATCTATATGAAATGCAGTTTGAGCCAAGAACAACTAGGAAGGACATTGTTG GTAATCTATACAATCCAGAAGAATTCAATTATGGAGTTGAGGCGTGGGAAGCCTGGAAAAATGGGCATCTATCTGAAGATTTGATTGAGGAGcagaagaaagtgaaagaagcTGACTTGTTGATTTTCCAg tttcCTTTATACTGGTTCAGCATGCCAGCAATCATGAAAGGCTGGATGGACAGAGTTTTTGTCCAAGGATTTGCTCACGATTTCCCAAAATGTTATGATTCTGGTTTGCTCAAG AACAAACTAGCCTTGCTTTCATTTACTACTGGAGGAGATAAAGGAATGTATTCAGATGGAGGAGTTAGTGGTGATATCCGTTATCTCTTGTGGCCCATGCAG CATGGAATGCTACACTTCTGTGGCTTCAGCATCCTCGCCCctcagatctgctttgcaccAGAGTATGCAGCGCAAGAGGAAAGAAGACAGATGTTGACTTCCTGGCAGCAGAGGCTGAAGACAATCTGGGAAGAGGAACCCATCAACTGCACCCCCGAGTGGTACTATAAGTGA